From the Pleurodeles waltl isolate 20211129_DDA chromosome 6, aPleWal1.hap1.20221129, whole genome shotgun sequence genome, the window ggtggaccaggtggtcatctcaggtggagctaaatatagcaatgtcatctaagtatgctgcactgaaagctttgaAACCTTGGAGGATTGTATTCACCAGCATCTGggaagtagcaggtgcatttttcaaaccaaaggcataactgtgaattgggaatgccctcccatagtagaaaatgcagtttttggtttagcatcctctgataacttgatctgccaatatcctgcagtcagatcaaaggtgcttggatacttgacagaagccagtgtacctattagctcatctgccctgggtatagggcgagCATCCGTTTTTATTACAGTATTGAGTCCTCTATagttcacacaaaactgcatttctctctttccttctttgcaatgaggttttgggacaagcaccactgggctggcccaggggctatcaggggGCTCAATAACtcaaaggtctaacattttctgtaccttaattttaatgcaatctctgacatggtcagactgcctgtaaattttacttttgacaggttaactgtctccagtatcaattgaatgttcacaccaggtagttgtaccagttATGAGGGAAAATAGGTCAGAAAACTGTCTTATGATGTGTCTGCAGTCCTCCCTCTGCAGTGAGGTAGTCTGTAAGCACCACTCTTTCActgagccatcagcttcagtgttggagaagaggtcagggagaaggtcactctcttcttcctaacCCTCATCTATGATCATGAGTAGGGTtaaatcagccctatcatagtaaggtttaaggcaatTGACATGAAACCCCATAGGGGGcttttggcagtgcccaggtccaccaggtaggtgacctcacctttcttctccacaatgagatgaggtcctctccatttgtcctggggtgctcttggggccacagtgagacatgcaaaaaaatactgacatacaggtagagactgggagtaacatgccaagaaagatggtactttcctgaaCTGCTCTGTACAGCACGTTGGTCATGTCTGAACCACATAGTGAACTTTGCTACATCTCCTGTCTGTGACCGCTTGGGAGGGggtggcctgggcctcctccgggacctgtggcagcacttgtgcaatgtGTCCCACAAAGTGTAGGAATGTGGTTCACCATCCGCAGGGCCAGGCTAGTTGGACGAAAACATTGTCTTTCCTTAGCTATCCAGCCTTTTGAATTCCCGGTCTATGGGTGTGGAAGGGAACACGCCATGGAAAGTGGACGCTTAGACCACCATCTTTCACGGGCCAAAGTGTTGGATGAAGAAAGATGGGTCCCCTGGGGTGGGGCAATGGCGGCAGGCAACTGTCCTGCtcacaggagccactgtgctgggcttggacaggttcccaacaggacatcagtcagtgcttcattaaaagggagcagGAGGTTTGAAACAGAAAGCTCCAACACATACCAGTTCATCAAGATATTCGTCTTCACAGTCACCAAGGGCAACttcaggtccaagacctcagccacccTCTTCATCACTATAGCATATAGTGCCAAATTAGCAATGCTTTTATGCCTGGCATCATGTCGGCAGTCATCAGACATCAATGCTCTGGACCTTTCAGGAGAGTGCTTACACTGGCAGGTGTATCTTTCAACATTACTTAAAGGACGAAAACACGGTCTACATGTATGGAGTATTTTGCATAGCCTTTCAATACAAATTTGTTGTAAATTGCGTAAAACAATATGAGGAATGTAGTAGAGCATGGAGGTCAGATGTGGCAGGTCAATTACTGACTTTTTTACAGAAACCTTTCAGGCCTGTGTCTGCCACAACCATTGCCAGATGGCTAACGGGGGTAATGGTCAAGGCGGGGGCTGATGTGAAGCAGTTTGGGGCTCATTTGGTCAGGGGGGGCGATGGCTTCTACATCTGTAGAGCTGGGAGTGAAGGTACATGATATTATGAAATCAGCTAATTGGTCTTCTGATTCTACCTTTAACAGTTTTATTATAAAGCTGTGTGAGATATTGCAACAAGAGTTCTtcaatcagctttgaactagcataatctgagcgtccaatcctgacatagaatgaaacatttgcTAGCATCGAAAATTCAAAAGATTTGTCATGCTGACATCCAGCAAGTTTGTTGTTGTAAGTTCTTCACTCATGATACAGTTCTATGGAGCAAAAAAAAGAAGTTCGAGACGGTAAGGACTCTAGTAGGGTTTGATGGGAtgtgattggtggacatgttgAGCTAAGCATACTGGGAAATGGAGTTGaagttttctgttttgtgattggctgctgtttttttagTAGTAAAGAGGGAGAAGCATAATGTGAGCCTCCGGTCCGGACAAGAATGGGGACAACTGAGTCGTGCTGCATCGAGGCTCTGGATCTGTTGGAGTATACACTGCTGCCTCCTGTATTCTTCGGTGAAGCTCCTGTCGGCGGCCACCAGACCCCGACACGTGAAGCCATCGCGCCGAGCCCCCGCTGGAGCTGCCGGTGATCTGCTCCTGTAGACTGTGGTGCCGCCTCAGGGTCTGGGCCTGTtctgttgtggcggacttgtgcgcaGAGGGAGGCAGCTGGTTGGGTGCAGGAGTGTTGCCTGCGGGGGTCTCTGCGGCTGGCTCTGACTGACAGCGGCCATGGGAACTGCAGTGTTGGTAAACCTGCCCTTGGCTGCAGAATATggaaagtaaagaaagagaagcataatcctcgcctccgcgtccttcatagaattgaaaatCATTGTTGAGCACGCTAGGTAAAAAATGCACTTGTCTTCGCCTAACTGGGATCTTTTCCATTCGTTCTGAAATGTTGCCTTCAGAAGCCTGGTCCTGTCCCCTGTGCAGCCGCTCGCCGTTACTGCTGGTTCCATCGGGCTTCTTTCTACGGTcgtttgtgcttgttttttaattGCCGCAGCCCCGCCTATGCTGAGACCGGAAACGGAAGATTCACCCCAGAGGCGGTTCAGTGAGACTGTTTCGGTGGGTTGCCAGCTCCGGGACCTGGGCGGCGGCGCCTCCACCCCGGGCACCAGCTTTCTGCGCGCCCCGGAGGGACCAGCGCGGATCAGCCGTCAGGCTGCCCTTGAGGTACCTGCCGCTTCCGTTGCCTCTGCTTATTGGTGCAGACGGATCGTTCCGCCGAAGGATCGAGCCAATGAGGGCGAAGCTCTCTGGTGTCAATCCCAGCGTGGGGGCGGGATGAGTAGCCTGGACTCGTGAGAGCCAATGAGGGCGAGGTTCTGTGGTGTCATTCCCTGCGTGGGGGCGGGGTGAGGAGCGTGACCTCTTGAGAGCCAATGAGGGCGAGGCTCTCGGGTCAGCTCCCTCAGAGTCCCGCCTTCGGGGCGGGACATCCAGCATGGACGCTTGTGTTTACTTCCTGAGCTGGGTCCCCTGTGCCAGGGCACTTTAGACGCCGGTTCCCGGGCAGTGCCAGGCACGGcggaggggggggggtgccccgGCGCCCCGGCGCCCGCGGAGGAGCAGCCCGCCTCTCTGTTGAGTGAATGTCTTCACTATCAGTTGGATGGTAGGTGCTCCTGCGCCGGGAGCGCCTCGCTGTCATTGCTTAGGTGGCGGCAGCCCGGCCTCGGGGTGCAGGGAGCGGCCCCGGGGTGCAGGGAGCGGCCCCGGGGTGCAGGGAGCGGCCTCGGGGTGCAGGGAGCGGCCCCGGGGTGCAGGGAGCGGCCTCGGGGTGCAGGGAGCGGCCCCGGGGTGTCGGGGTGCAGGGAGCGGCCTCGGGGTGCAGGGAGCGGCCTCGGGGTGCAGGGAGCGGCCTCGGGGTGCAGGGAGCGGCCCCGGGGTGCAGGGAGCGGCCCCGGGGTGCAGGGAGCGGCCCCGGGGTGCAGGGAGCGGCCTCGGGGTGCAGGGAGCGGCCCCGGGGTGCAGGGAGCGGCCTCGGGGTGCAGGGAGCGGCCCCGGGGTGTCGGGGTGCAGGGAGCGGCCTCGGGGTGCAGGGAGCGGCCTCGGGGTGCAGGGAGCGGCCTCGGGGTGCAGGGAGCGGCCCCGGGGTGTCGGGGTGCAGGGAGCGGCCCCGGGGTGTCGGGGTGCAGGGAGCGGCCCCGGGGTGCAGGGAGCGGCCCCGGGGTGCGGGGTGCAGGGAGCGGCCTCGGGGTGCAGGGAGCGGCCCCGGGGTGCAGGGAGCGGCCTCGGGGTGCAGGGAGCGGCCTCGGGGTGCAGGGAGCGGCCCCGGGGTGCCGGGGTGCAGGGAGCGGCCTCGGGGTGCAGGGAGCGGCCCCGGGGTGCAGGGAGCGGCCCCGGGGTGCAGGGAGCGGCCTCGGGGTGCAGGGAGCGGCCCCGGGGTGCAGGGAGCGGCCTCGGGGTGCAGGGAGCGGCCCCGGGGTGCAGGGAGCGGCCTCGGGGTGCAGGGAGCGGCCCCGGGGTGCAGGGAGCGGCCTCGGGGTGCAGGGAGCGGCCCCGGGGTGCAGGGAGCGGCCCTGGGGTGTCGGGGTGCAGGGGGCGGCCTCGGGGTGCAGGGAGCGGCCTCGGGGTGCAGGGGGCGGCCCCGGGGTGCAGGGAGCGGCCCCGGGGTGCAGGGAGCGGCCCCGGGGTGCAGGGAGCGGCCCCGGGGTGCAGGGAGCGGCCTCGGGGTGCAGGGAGCGGCCCCGGGGTGCAGGGAGCGGCCTCGGGGTGCAGGGAGCGGCCCCGGGGTGCAGGGAGCGGCCCTGGGGTGTCGGGGTGCAGGGGGCGGCCTCGGGGTGCAGGGAGCGGGGTGCAGGGAGCGGCCCTGGGGTGTCGGGGTGCAGGGAGCGGCCTCGGGGTGCAGGGAGCGGCCTCGGGGTGCAGGGAGCGGCCCTGGGGTGTCGGGGTGCAGGGAGCGGCCTCGGGGTGCAGGGAGCGGCCCCGGGGTGCAGGGAGCGGCCCCGGGGTGTCGGGGTGCAGGGAGCGGCCCCGGGGTGCAGGGAGCGGCCTCGGGGTGCAGGGAGCGGGGTGCAGGGAGCGGCCCCGGGGTGTCGGGGTGCAGGGAGCGGCCCCGGGGTGCAGGGGTAAGAAGGGGGAGCCTCTCTGCTGCCCCCACGCTGCACCCGGGggcgggagggcacctctgtgctccgcTGGAGCCGGTGGCAGGACCCGCCTTCCAATGCTGCAAACTCCCAGGAGTGTCCAGCAGATCTGTGCTTCACATAACCCGTCTTCAGTGGGAGCCCCTTTGAGTTGTCTCCTCCTAATTGTAATATATCGTGTGGAGACCAGATACATGTAGTTATTGATTCAACCTTTTGCTCATGTGCACGTGTTTCCTTGGCACATTGTTTGACCCGAAGGGGGTGGGGAGCCTGTCAGTTGTACAAGTCCAAAAGCAGTAAAGGTTTGTTTGCCAATTGATCCGACTGAACCACTACCCGATGTTCTGAAATTGACCCTGGTTCTGAGGAACACAGGGCAACCCCATATGTCATGTATAGTTGTTATAAAAAACACAGTAGCCTATACACTTGTTAACCTCTCACTTATCTAGAAATTGCAAGCAATACATTTGCTTTGACCCTCCTATACAAACAAATCAGGCGCTCATTGTTAGGTGTCGCTATAGCTCTAATCTGCTTTCTACTCTATAGCACATTTGCTTATCAATAATATCTTTTGTTTTCTAGCTAACTCACCCTTTTTCTACCTTCACAGCATTCCATCAGTTTATAgtaaggcctgggtgaaatttaaattatagtAGCATAACTTTTGTAGTTTCGTACTACACTTGTGATGCACAATTTTGAACATTATGCCACAGTGTGTAATTCTGCTGCATTTGTGGCAAAATTGTAGTGCAGGAACAATGAGAAAGTCAAGAACGCTGTTGTCCGTGCAACTTGAGTTTatgatgctattttttttttaattacaaaacgCATCTTCCCACCCAAAATGGACACTAAGATGCATTCCATCCTAGAAAATTGCACTTAGTGCaggatttgcattttgtgtaattacgtATAGTATTGAATAATAATATTCCAGAAAGTTTCCATTATTAAGAAAAAGCTAATTATACAAATTGAGAACACCTAGCTAAAATCTTATCCACATTTCTCCCTTATGACTGTCTTGGTATCTTGTGGTTTCCTAGTAGACTGTAAGCTGGTCACTGATGCTTTCTTTATGTACCCATCAATTCTTTTTAAACTTAAGTCAAACTTTTAAGAGGGTGAAGACAAGACCTAGTCTTCGATATCCTGACCGAATACAGAATCTTGGGCCATTCCTTTACTCTAGACATTATCTAATTGATTATTCTATCAAAAAGTTGTTCCTTGAGGATTCTTTTAGAATACATTTCAGTTTACTTCCGTCTGTCTCTTTCCTGGTGAGAATGTCAGTATTATCTCTTCTTAAAGCTAAATTCCTCTAATGTTTAAGAAGGAAATGATGATTGGATTTCAATTTGTGAGctctttttatttacaatttttgcATATACTTTCCTGTATATACTTTCATTCACCCATACCCGAGCCTCTTGCTAATGAAATAACCTAATATGTTGGTCACCTTGCTATGGAAGCTCTGGGGCTGCAGCGTTCTCTGACGATTAATAGAAAAGGTCTGCTGCCAGACTCCGTGTTTAAAAAGCCTGTCTGGTCTAACATGTCACCCCGTGAACTCCTGGGGCCCAAAGGACACCATGGAAGTGCAGTCAATAAAGCAGTGGTGACTGGAGCAAGATGCAGGGTCATTGCATTGTCCACTTTAAAGTAAAATTATGCTGCTATAGCAGCATGTTCTGGATATGTACAAAGGCTTCGCCTGTGTAGCTCTCCTTGTTTTTTTTGGTCGTTCTGACCATCGCTTGTGCTTCTTATTTTCAGGAACGACCTCTGATTGACTGACAAGCCTGAGGTGCATCCCTGGCCTGTGAGTTGAAGGTTGCTGATTGGCCATAGCCATGGAAGCAGCTGAAGCCTGGGTGAAGGACCAGCTCCACAGCCTTCTAGGGCTGAGTGACCGGCATGTGGCACAGTTCTTTGTGGGCACAGCGTGCCGGAGTGCAGGCCCCGAGGatttggcaagaagactgcaggagactGGCACTTTGGAGGTGGATGAGAAGGTTCGCCAGTTTTGCAGTGAGCTCTGGAGCAAGGTAGGCGTGCAGAGAAGGTCTTTCACTGGGGAGGAAATCATTTGTGCAGTAAGTGCAAGGATCAGGCTTTTTAAATACGCAGTGTGGGTAGCAGGACAAGGTGAGGAACGGgctgtgtggtgcaatgtgtgcagAAGAAAATTGTTTGGGCTGCAATGGAGGTAGCAGAACAAGGTGAGGCACAGGCTCAGGGCAGTGTCTGGTGTCAATTGCAGGCTTGCAGTCAGTGCACATCCCCTTCTTCCACTCATTCCCTTTCTAgttaggaagctcagacaatcttccctcaccatgatcctggtagcccctacatgggcacgtcaaccatagTTCACAACACCTCTGGATCTCTCAgtattctatgacctcaggatacGGCTCCTGAGGtcaaggtcatagaatttgggtatttacatcTACCACAAGAATATATGGACATTCTTAAAGGAGCACGTAGACCCACAGGTAGACAATGTTATGCAGGAAAGTGGAAACGTATTTTTTGCTATTGCCAGTCAAAAAACATTGACCCTTTCAAGCCAATGGTTCAAGAGAATCTGTTACTGCATTcacaaaaagctaatttagcttacacatccattcaccttcatttagcagctatagctgcatatcttcaaaacagacagcatgCTTCTTTTTTTAGGGTTCCCGTtattaaggcatttatggaaggacttaaaagaaCCATTCCACTGAGGATtcctccagactcatcctggaatcttaacattgttctcAGAAGACTTATGGGTCACCTTTTTGAGCCACTGCACTCCTGTTATTTACAATTCCtgtcatggaaagtagcctttttagtCGCTATCATTTCCCTTAGACATGTGAGAGAGCTCCATGCTTAAACCCTGGAAGAACCTTTATTCCAAATTCACAAGGGCAAACTGGTATTACAAACGAatccaaaagtagtttcacaattTCATATCAATCCGTCCATGgaattaccagttttctttccccaaCCAGATTCTGTAACGGAAAGTTCTCTATACGCTCTTGACGTTAAGAGGGCTCTTATGTATAATATAGACAGAaccaaagacttaaaaaaaaaactttgtgtttttttttccaatgccTCTTAAAGGAGAGCCTATATCTAAAGCAGGTATAGCTGGATGGATAGTcacatgtattcaaacatgctgtgATAAAGCCAAACAACAATTGCCTACACTACCTAGAGCACACTCCACTTAaaagaaaggtgcatctatggcttcTTTAGATAACATGCCTatagcagacatttgtaaagcagctataTGGTCTACCCCGCATAACTATACTAAACATTGTGTAGATGTATTTGTACGTCAACAGGCAAATGTTGgccaagctgcacttaaaaaaacctCTTTCCAACAATTGTAAGTCCCACACGTGAGCCACCGCttcatggagggactgctttacaatctatgcacagcatgtgtatctacagccacacatgccatcaaacggaaaatgttacttaccagtagaaatctgtttgtggcatgtagtgctgtagattcacatgcaccctccccgggcgttgtaggaggctggcctggcttgtagtgggtaccagaggtacttacaccttgtgccaggtccagttatcccatactagtgtagaagaggtgtctagcagcttaggctgatagaaaaaggtagcttagcagagcagcttaggctgaactaggagacatgcaaagctcctactataccactggtgtcatatgcacaatatcataagaaaacacaatacacagatatactaaaaataaaggtactttatttttataacaatatgccaaaagtatctcagggagtaccctcagtatgaggatgccaaatatacacaagatatatgtacacaataccaaaattatgcagtaatagcaaaagaaagtaatgcaagcagtgtaaagttacaatagattgcaataggagcacataggtatggggcaacacaaaccatatactccaaaagtggagtcgaaccacgaatggaccccaaacctttgtgagcttgtagagggtcgctgggactgtaagaaaacagtgagggttagaaaaatagcccaccccaaaaccctgtaaggtaggtgtaaaatgcacctacaaccccagagagcacagaagtcgtgatagggggattctgcaaggaaaaccaacaccagcaatgcaacaacagtggatttccggaccggagtacctgtaagacaaggggaccaagtccaagagtcgcaacagtgtcgagagtgggcaggagcccatgaaatgccagctgagggtgcaaggaagctgccaccggatggaagaagcttggtgttttgcaagaacgaagaggactagaaacttcccctttggaggatggatgtcccacgccgtgaagaagcttgcagagctgttcccacgcagaaagaccgcaaacaagccttgctagctgaaagggttgcggttagggtttttggatgctgctgtggcccaggagggaccaggatgtcgctacttggatgaggagacagagggggggcgcagcaagtcagggagccctcacagaagcaggcagcacccgcagaagtaccggatcaggcacttagaagaggagtgaaccggagtccacccgaagtgagaaaagggagtcccactacgccggaggacaactcagaaggttgtgcactgcaggttagagtgttggggacccaggctcggctgtgaacgaaggaaatcctggaagagtgcacaggagccggagcagctgcaaatcacgcagtacccagcaatgcagtctagcgtggggaggcaaggacttacctccaccaaacttggactgaagccagaaaaggaggtttggctacctaggaaggaggattggctactaagagaggtaagagcctatcagagtgagtctccgacgtcacctgctggcactggccactcagagcagtccagtgtgccagcaacacctcctgaatccaagatggcagaggtctggggcacactggaggagctctgggcacctcccctgggaggtgcaggtcaggagagtggtcactcccctttcctttgtccagtttcgcgccagagcagggctcagggatccctaaaccggtgtagactggcttatgcagagatgggcagcatctgtacccatcaaagcatttccagaggctgcgggaggctactcttcaccagccttcacacctatttccagagggagagggtgtcacaccctctctcagaggaaatcctttgttatgcccgccagggctgcctggaccccaggggggcagaaacctgtctgaggggttggcagcagctgcagtgcaaaccctgtaaaggcagtttggcagcacccgggttctgtgctagagacccgggggatcatggaattctccccacaatgccagaatggcattgggggtacaattccatgatcttagacatgttacatggccatgttcggagttaccattgtgacgctgtacataggtagtgacctatgtacagtgcacacgtgtaatggtgtccccgcactcacaaagtccggggaatttgccctgaacgatgtggaggcaccttggctagtgccagggcgtccacacactaagtaactttgcacccaaccttcaccaggtgaaggttagacatataggtgacttataagttacttaagtgcagtgtaaaatggctgtgaaatgacgtggacgttatttcactcaggctgcagtggcagggctgtgtaagaattgtcagagctccctatgggtggcaaaagaaatgctgcagcccatagggatctcctggaaccccaataccctgggtaccccagtaccatatactagggaattatatgggtgtaccagtatgccaatgtgaattggtaaatttagtcactagcctgttagtgacaaatttggaaagcagagagagcataaccactgaggttctggttagcagagcctcagtgagacagttaggcatcacacagggaacacacacatataggcctcaaacttatgagcactggggtcctggctagcagggtcccagtgacacataacaaacatactgacaacatagggccttcactatgagcactgggccctggccagcaggatcccaatgagacagtgaaaacaccctgacatacactcacaaacaggccaaaagtgggggtaacaaggctagaaagaggctactttctcacaggcgtgTGTGGCGGTTGCAATTTTTTTAACATGTAgatattgtacatatgtagataaagTGCTCGGACATCGTTTCTACCCTACTCTCTTTTCACTACTTCACTATCCCACCTGCGGAGAAAAAAATCTAACAAGGGgcttgatgcccatgcacagtattaccaagaggaggagtcactcagtctcaTGACTCCAAAAGCTTCTTCTAAGAAAACAAAATGTatcactccgaacccaacactagatgatgAGCTTATGTAtatcatgtgaatctacagcactacatgccacgaacagatgtctactggtaagtaacattttctttactTTGAGTCAATGTCTTCCTCACCACAGGAAGACAGACGAAGAGGTAGTCCCCGAGTTACTCCCCACTGCTCCCACGAGACTTAGAGTagtaagattactggtaagtaaccggGGCAGTACTTCAATCGCTCCCATGATTCTCGGAGTAGTAAGGTTACCGGTGAGTACCGGGGCAGTACTTCAATCGCTCCCATGATTCTCGGAGTAGTAAGGTTACCGGTGAGTACCAGGGCAGTACTTCAATCGCTCCCATGATTCTCGGAGTAGTAAGATTACCGGTGAGTACCGGGGCTGTACTTCAATCGCTCCCATGATTCTCAGAGTAGTAAGATTACCGGTGAGTAGCGGAGCAGTGCTCCTCATTATTCCCACAGCTTGCATGCAGGATATGCAGAGTATCCTGTTACAGAAGGCAAACAGGGCAAATGTTTGTGTTGTAGCTACAAACAAAGGGCAAGTATGGAAATGCCCTCATCACCCTCATCACCCTCTTCTGTATTCACATATAGCGTATACAGCATCCTCATAGATCCACATACAGGGCATGGGATAGCTGCTTATGTGCCGTATCAAGGGCACATATTATCGACTTGCATGTGCACAATCAGGACATGCTGTATCTACTTGTGGATCGCAGTATGGGGCATGCAGTATATGCCTCTAGGGTGGCAGACAAGGCAAGCATTACTGAGTTGTAAGACTACATTCATGACCTGCAGTATCTGCTCGTTTATCAACATACAGGATATGTACTATCTACTTGTTTATGTATGGGACATGCAGTGTACGCTTCAAAGAGTCAAAAACAGAACATACATCATTCAACTATAGCATCACATTCACAGCCCTTAGTATCTGCAGATGTGACATGCATTATACGCTATtagaccacacatacatacataatattCTGCTTTAGCATCACATTCAAGGCACTGAGTATCTGCTTGTGTATCTACATGTATACATTATGAGGCGACGCATACAGACATATAAAATTTTCAGGTCGCATCACATTCAAGGCACTGAGTATCTGCTTGTGTATCTACACATGGGAAACTCAGTGTATTTTATTAGGAGGCACATACAGACATAACATTCTGCTGTAGCATCGCATTCAAGGCCCTTAGTATCTGCTTGTGTATCTGCATATGTGGCATGCATTATACACTATTAGATGACACACACAGACGTAACATTTGCTATGGCATCACATTCAGGGCACTGAGTATCTGTTTGTGTATCTGCATATGTGACATGCAGTATACGCTGTTAGACTACACATACAGACATAACATTCTGCTGTAGCATCACATTCAAGGCACAGAGTATCTGCTTGTGTCATGCACTATACGCTATTAGAGGACGTGTATGGACATAGCATACTAATGTAGCATCACATTCAAGGCCCTAGTATCTGCTTGAGTAACTTCAAATGTGACATGCATCATacgacacatacacacatataacatTCTGCTGTAGCAACACGTTCAAGGCCCTTAGTATCTGCTTGTGTATCTGCATTATACGCTATTAGAGGACACATACGGACATAACATTCTGCTGTAGCATCACATTCAAGGTACTGAGTATCTCCATATGTCACATGCACTATACGCTATTAGAGGACGTGTATGGACATAGCATACTAATGTAGCATCTCATTCAAGGCACTCAGTTTCTGCTTGTGTATCAACATACAGGATATGTACTATCTGCTTGTGTAACTATGTCTAGGACATGCAGTGTACGCTTCTAGGAGACGCATACCGACCATACATCATTGAGCTGTTACACCACATTCAAGGCTCCCAGTATCTGCTTGTGCATCTACACATGCGACACGTAGTATATGTTATTAGGAGACGCATATAAAACATACAACATTTAGCTGTAGCGCCACATTCTAAAATACCAATA encodes:
- the LOC138301843 gene encoding basic proline-rich protein-like, which codes for MYLVSTRYITIRRRQLKGAPTEDGLCEAQICWTLLGVCSIGRRVLPPAPAEHRGALPPPGAAWGQQRGSPFLPLHPGAAPCTPTPRGRSLHPAPCTPRPLPAPRGRSLHPDTPGPLPAPRGRSLHPEAAPCTPTPQGRSLHPEAAPCTPRPLPAPRHPRAAPCTPLPAPRGRPLHPDTPGPLPAPRGRSLHPEAAPCTPGPLPAPRGRSLHPGAAPCTPGPLPAPRGRSLHPGAAPCTPRPLPAPRGRPLHPDTPGPLPAPRGRSLHPEAAPCTPGPLPAPRGRSLHPGAAPCTPRPLPAPRGRSLHPEAAPCTPGPLPAPRGRSLHPEAAPCTPAPRGRSLHPEAAPCTPRPLPAPRGRSLHPEAAPCTPHPGAAPCTPGPLPAPRHPGAAPCTPTPRGRSLHPEAAPCTPRPLPAPRGRSLHPDTPGPLPAPRGRSLHPGAAPCTPRPLPAPRGRSLHPGAAPCTPGPLPAPRGRSLHPEAAPCTPRPLPAPRHPGAAPCTPRPLPAPRGRSLHPEAAPCTPGPLPAPRGRSLHPEAGLPPPKQ